The Hyphomicrobiales bacterium genome includes the window GAACCCGGTTCAAAGCCATCTCGGCCGCATCGCCGACGCCTTCAACGGTTCCAAGCGGCGTAAGGTCAGCAAGAAATCGACCGACAGACGCTAGCTGCCGAGCAACCCTTCATATTTCTTCTTGAACCGACTGAGCCGCCCGCCGCGGTCGACGAGATGCTGTCCGCCGCCGGTCCAGGCCGGATG containing:
- a CDS encoding 50S ribosomal protein L31; the protein is HPAWTGGGQHLVDRGGRLSRFKKKYEGLLGS